The stretch of DNA CGCGATACGTTTATTGTGTACACCAGCAACGTATTTGCCCTATTAGGCCTCCGTGCTTTGTACTTCGCTCTGGAAGGCTTAATGCGCCTCTTCCACTACCTGCACTATGGTCTTTCGCTGATTCTGATTTTTATTGGAGGTAAGCTGCTGTTTCAGGAGATTTATCACATTCCCATGAGTATATCTCTGGGATAGTAGGGCTTATTCTCACTATGTCTGTTATCCTGTCTTTGCTTATGCCCAAAAAGGAAACCAAGCCTGCTTCTACTACCGCGGCACGACAGCAGGAGTAACAACGTCCCGCTTGAAAGCCAAAGCGCCCGTTGCAGGTTGCAACGGGCGCTTTGGCTTTCAAGCTAAGTTAAGGAGCTGGCCGGGTAGGTGGTGCGGCGGGTGCTTCCTGATTAATACCGGCATCAGAGGCCGGTTGCCCTCCCAGCAAATCAATCAGGTTGAGCGGCTCATACTGCGACGAGTCGGCGGCAACCGTGGCCCGGGCGGTATCTGGGCGTGCTACAAAGCCCATGGCCCGTAGGCCTCTTCCCCGGAAGTTCACGTACGTGTCAAGCCCCTCGTACTCGCCCTGAGAAATATAGCCTTTACGCGCCATAATTTGGGCAATTAAGCGGTGGAAGTAGCGGGCACTACTACGCATGTCTCCGTACTGGTTGAAGTTGTTACGGAAATACTTAGGCCTCGGAATAATGCTGGCCAAATACAGGCTTTCCGACAGATTCAGGTTGGCGGGCTGCTTATCAAAGTAAAACTGCGCCGCCTCGTGTACTCCGTAAATCTTTGGGCCCCACTCAATAATATTCAGGTACACCTCCAGCATCCGCTCTTTAGAAGCAAGGCGGGTGTTCTCAATGATCCAGACAATGAGGGCCTCCTCCACCTTCCGCACAATGGTCTTTTTGCGGGTCAGGAACACGTTTTTCACCAGCTGCATAGAGATGGTGCTGCCCCCACGAGCAAAGCGCCGCTCCTTAATATTCTGGATAGCTGACTTCACAAAGGCCTTCTCCATGAAGCCTCGGTGGGTCATGAACCGGGGGTCTTCGGCCGTCATAATAGCGGCCTTCAGATAATCCGAGACTTGGTTATAGGGCGTAAACTCGGGGTTAGAAGGGCCAACCAGGAAAGTCTTTACGGAATCGCCTTTATCGTTATAAGCGGTGTAGGGGAACTGCTCATTAAGCTTATTCAGATTTTCCCGCCCAAAACGCGTTATGCGAAACCTGGTCGCCTGCAGGCCTGAGTTAAACTTCAGGCTATCCAGGTGATTCATGTCCAGATCGGCCATGAGCTGGTACTTAAGCGTACCTTCTGCCTGCGTGCCTTCCAGGGTTTCAAACATGCCCTCGGGCAGAGAAGCAAAAAAATCATTAGCCGCCGTTTCCGCCGATTCTACGTTCAGCTTCACTTGTAGGCCTGCCATCAGCTGGTTGCGGTTGGTGAGGCCATTGACATTCTTGCCAATTACGCGCTGCGGCACTGGCAACCGGCGCACAGAAAGCACCGGGAAGAACTCCATCTTGTTCAGCAGTACCCGTGTGCCCTTGTCTAGCGCGAATGAGGCCTGGCCTAGCCGCGTCACAAAATCAATTCCACCGCGTGGGAACCGCACGTCGCTATCCGATAGCTTAGGGTGATTCACTATAAAATTGGTAGCGGAGGCTGTACCTTTTACCGTCAGCTCATCATCCTTCAGACTTTTTTCCGTCAGGCTCACCCGAATGGTGTCAAACTGCACCCGGGCCCCGTATCTCCGCTGTACATACGGCAGCACCACCGGGCGTTTGTTAAGGGCAAAGATGCGGGCATCAATCTGGTAGTCGCTGGCATCAATGCGGCCCTGCACACCCACATGGTTCACTATGGAGTCAACTACTGCCGTGAGCTGGCCCGTAATGTCGCCGTCCTGAATGGCGAGTTGGGGCATAGTAAGCGTGGCGTGGTGGCGGGGGCTGCGGTAGGTCACCAGGAAGTTGCGGAAATCAGCCTCAACGGGTACGTTGTCAAATGCGGCTTCCAGCACCTGATTCGCTAGCAAGCCGTAGTTGGTGCCTTTAGTTGTATCACGCGGCACTACGGGCTGCCCTTTCCGCTTTTTATAGAGGAAGGAGTAATTGTCGGTGGTGGCGGTTTTGTGTGCTGTCAGGCGAGCATTATCAATTTCCAGATTGCTAAATACGGGCCTACCCGCAAACAAGCTTCGCACGCTCAGCGAGGCCCTTACCGTCTGGGCCTGCAGCAGCGTATCGTTGGGCAAAGCGGCGGGCACCAGGTTCACCCCATCCAGCTGCACGGTGTTCAGGTCGGTGAAACGGGCCGGACCCAGCGTTAGCAGCACCGGAAATTTGCGCTCTACCTTAGCTTTAACCTGCTGCAAGGCATAGTTGAGCAGTTGCTGGCGCTTAAGCAGAAATACACCGAGGCCAATGGCGAGCAGCACCACAAGTATGCCGAGGCCAATGCCGATTTTACGTTTAGTTGCTGGAGTCACGCGAACAGTCAGGGAGGAAAGGAAGTTGCGGCCGGCTCGTACCAGATTCGTGCCGAACCCGCCACCACTTGGAATACAAAGGTAACGAAAAAGCCCCGCGCCGGTTCTGGGCCTACGCCTGACCTTTCGCTACCTTTGGCCTGCTCTGGTCCAACTTCCTTCTTCGCATGTCTTCAGCTGCCGAATACGCCGTTCTTTCTCCGCTCACCGCAGTATCGCCCCTGGATGGCCGCTACCGCCGCCAAACTACACCCTTGGCTCCGTATTTCTCGGAGCTGGCGCTTATTCGCTACCGCGTTTTGGTGGAGGTAGAGTACTTCATTTCGCTCTGCGAACTACCCTTGCCTCAACTAACCGCCGTCGAGACGGAGGTATTTCCGGCCCTGCGCAGCCTCTATACTGAGTTTTCAATGGCTGATGCCGAGGCTGTAAAAGCCCATGAGCGAGTTACCAACCACGATGTGAAAGCCGTAGAATACTTTCTGCGCGACAAATTCACGGCGCTGGGCCTAGGCCAGTACCTGGAGTTTATCCATTTCGGCCTCACCTCCCAGGACATCAACAACACCGCTATTCCGCTAAGCCTGCAGCACGCGCTTATTCATACGCTGCTGCCCGCTTATGCTGGTGTGCGTAACCAGTTGGCTACCCGCGCCAACGACTGGGCCGCCGTGCCCATGCTGGCCCGCACCCATGGCCAGCCGGCCTCTCCTACCCGTTTGGGCAAGGAGGTAGAGGTATTTGTAGCCCGCCTCGATGCCCAGGTGGAGCTGCTGGCCCAGGTACCCTTCGGCGCTAAGTTTGGTGGGGCTACCGGCAACTTCAATGCCCACCACGTGGCCTACCCCGGCACCAACTGGCACCAGTTTGCGCAGCAGTTCGTGGAAGGCCGCCTGGGGCTCAAGCGCAGCCACCCCACCACCCAAATTGAGCACTACGACCACCTGGCCGCCCTATGCGACGGCCTGAAACGGCTCAACACCATCCTGATTGACCTGGCCCGCGACGTGTGGCAGTACATTGCCATGGGCTACTTCCGCCAGACCATCAAGGCCGGCGAAGTGGGCTCGTCGGCCATGCCGCATAAAGTCAACCCCATCGACTTTGAGAATGCGGAGGGAAACCTGGGCATGGCCAACGCCGTGCTGGAGCACCTGGCTGCCAAGCTGCCCATCTCGCGCCTCCAGCGCGACCTTACCGATTCCACGGTGCTCCGCAATCT from Hymenobacter taeanensis encodes:
- the purB gene encoding adenylosuccinate lyase; translation: MSSAAEYAVLSPLTAVSPLDGRYRRQTTPLAPYFSELALIRYRVLVEVEYFISLCELPLPQLTAVETEVFPALRSLYTEFSMADAEAVKAHERVTNHDVKAVEYFLRDKFTALGLGQYLEFIHFGLTSQDINNTAIPLSLQHALIHTLLPAYAGVRNQLATRANDWAAVPMLARTHGQPASPTRLGKEVEVFVARLDAQVELLAQVPFGAKFGGATGNFNAHHVAYPGTNWHQFAQQFVEGRLGLKRSHPTTQIEHYDHLAALCDGLKRLNTILIDLARDVWQYIAMGYFRQTIKAGEVGSSAMPHKVNPIDFENAEGNLGMANAVLEHLAAKLPISRLQRDLTDSTVLRNLGVPLGHTLIALTSLQRGLDKLALDEEALHRDLEANWPVVAEAIQTILRRENYPDPYNALKTLTRTHGPVTQATISEFIDTLEVSEDVKGELRAITPTSYVGM
- a CDS encoding biosynthetic peptidoglycan transglycosylase; translation: MTPATKRKIGIGLGILVVLLAIGLGVFLLKRQQLLNYALQQVKAKVERKFPVLLTLGPARFTDLNTVQLDGVNLVPAALPNDTLLQAQTVRASLSVRSLFAGRPVFSNLEIDNARLTAHKTATTDNYSFLYKKRKGQPVVPRDTTKGTNYGLLANQVLEAAFDNVPVEADFRNFLVTYRSPRHHATLTMPQLAIQDGDITGQLTAVVDSIVNHVGVQGRIDASDYQIDARIFALNKRPVVLPYVQRRYGARVQFDTIRVSLTEKSLKDDELTVKGTASATNFIVNHPKLSDSDVRFPRGGIDFVTRLGQASFALDKGTRVLLNKMEFFPVLSVRRLPVPQRVIGKNVNGLTNRNQLMAGLQVKLNVESAETAANDFFASLPEGMFETLEGTQAEGTLKYQLMADLDMNHLDSLKFNSGLQATRFRITRFGRENLNKLNEQFPYTAYNDKGDSVKTFLVGPSNPEFTPYNQVSDYLKAAIMTAEDPRFMTHRGFMEKAFVKSAIQNIKERRFARGGSTISMQLVKNVFLTRKKTIVRKVEEALIVWIIENTRLASKERMLEVYLNIIEWGPKIYGVHEAAQFYFDKQPANLNLSESLYLASIIPRPKYFRNNFNQYGDMRSSARYFHRLIAQIMARKGYISQGEYEGLDTYVNFRGRGLRAMGFVARPDTARATVAADSSQYEPLNLIDLLGGQPASDAGINQEAPAAPPTRPAP